The Bdellovibrionales bacterium genome contains the following window.
GGCGTTGCGGATCGCCGTCGATTTTATTGACGTACTGACGAAGATCATAGATGCAATCATCGATCAAAGTCTTCGCCTGTTCAAGTACGTCGATTTTACCAGCAAGCTGCGGATCCAAGGTCGCGATCTCGGCGCCACGCTTTAAAATCGTGTTAATGCGGTTCATGGCAGAGTCGTCGTCAGAGTACAGAGCCTCTTCCGCTGTATCCACAAATTGGAACAGACGGGAAGCGCTTTTGAGTTTCTTCACTTCGGCTTCGATCTCAACATCTTCGCCCGGAGACAAATCCAAAGCCGCGATCTCATCGCGCTGGAAGGTCAAAAAGTCCAAGCGTTGGGCTTTTTGTTTGGCGTCGCTTTCAAGTTGTTGGATCTCAGTTTTGATTTCCTGATAGCGCTCAAAGTGTTTCTGATAAGCATGGCGCTTATCCCATGTGCCCGCATATTGATCGAGCAAATCCAAGTGATAAGCCTTCGATAGCAGGTGGCGATTTTCGTGCTGACCGGTCATTTCAATCAAGGGAGCTGAATGGCCCGCGACTTCAATGAGTGGCGCCACGATATCACGCAGATTCGCCAAGGTGCTCAACGTGCCGTTCAGGTAAACCTTCGACTTGTCGCTGCCGGCACTGATGGTGCGACGAACGATTAAAGTACCTTCTTCGACTTCGATGCCGAGCTCTTCAAGGTTCTTGCGAATGTCTTTACGATTGCGGATGTCAAAGGCGCCTTCGATGGTCGCCATCTGCGCGCCTGTACGGATCGTGTCTGCCGAGGACTTTTCACCCATAAGCAGGGCCAAGCTTTTCAACAGAACGGATTTGCCGGCACCGGTTTCACCGCTCAGGATGTTCAAGCCTTCTTCGAATTCAATATGAAGATTATCAATGATAGCGAAGTTTGAAACTTTGAGTTCTAAAAGCATATTCCCCCTCAAATACCAAAATACTAGGCTCTGTCGCCAAATTTCAATTTCTCACGCAGCAAGTGGAAGTAGTTGTGCTTCGGCGCACGCACCACCCAGTGATCGTACTGGCTGCGTTTAATGACCACTTCGTCTTCCGGAGTGATCTCAGTTTCATTCTGTCCATCGACAATGAGCTGCGCTTTTTGCGAGCGCGCATCCATCTTGAAGGACATGTGCAAATCGTCCGGTAAAATCAGCGGACGACTCGTCAGGCTGTGCGGCGCCACCGGAGTCACCACGAAGACTTTCGCCTCAGGGTGCAGGATTGGTCCGCCGGCCGCGAGATTGTAAGCCGTTGAGCCTGTAGGGCTTGCGA
Protein-coding sequences here:
- the recN gene encoding DNA repair protein RecN translates to MLLELKVSNFAIIDNLHIEFEEGLNILSGETGAGKSVLLKSLALLMGEKSSADTIRTGAQMATIEGAFDIRNRKDIRKNLEELGIEVEEGTLIVRRTISAGSDKSKVYLNGTLSTLANLRDIVAPLIEVAGHSAPLIEMTGQHENRHLLSKAYHLDLLDQYAGTWDKRHAYQKHFERYQEIKTEIQQLESDAKQKAQRLDFLTFQRDEIAALDLSPGEDVEIEAEVKKLKSASRLFQFVDTAEEALYSDDDSAMNRINTILKRGAEIATLDPQLAGKIDVLEQAKTLIDDCIYDLRQYVNKIDGDPQRLESLEERLSDLRKVQKKYGPTVDDILAALMQMETEISNLQNSETRIEELKKESTALMKEMEKIALDLHKRREKGAQLLTDSVNAELLDLNMKGVTFQVSITRLENLTASGFSDVEFMSQTSAKDPKRPLAKFASGGELSRILLSLKRVVGSSNQPRTYLFDEVDTGVSGQTAEKVGRKLKSIAKGQQVICVTHLPQVAAFGDVHFFIQKAPKKDSVTMEVVGLADKERVKEIARLISGEKISKTSLDHAQQLLKEAH